In Spinacia oleracea cultivar Varoflay chromosome 5, BTI_SOV_V1, whole genome shotgun sequence, a single window of DNA contains:
- the LOC110791017 gene encoding CSC1-like protein ERD4 isoform X2 has protein sequence MEHIGPGSWRLWAYMIAVYWISLVTYLLLWRAYKHVSEIRATALMSAEPRAEQFAVLVRDIPPSPEGEIKKEEVDSYFRAIYPDTFYKSMIVTDNKEVNKIWKKLEGYRKKLVRAETIYAQSRTIGSPEGIRPTNRIGLLFSNKVDTIEYYNEKINELTPMLETEQKITLRDRQLPAALVFFSSRVAAASAAQSLHARMVDTWIVVDAPEPRQLIWSNLSINYFSRVIRQYVVYTIVAVSIIFFMIPISLISAFSTFENLGMLLPFLKPVIQIISIRTVLEAYLPQLVLIIFLVILPKLLMFLSKAEGIPSESHAMRAASGKYFYFTVLNVFIGVTLGSSLYSSIKSLEGKPKLLSAIVDLLAEKIPYSAIFFLTFVALRFFVGFGLELSRLVPFIMFHINRKFMCKTEAEVKEAWAPGDLGFETRVPGDMLILTITLCYSVIAPLIIPFGAIYFGLGWVVMRNQALKVYVPSCESYGRMWPHIHTRFLSALIFYQVIMLGYFGIKRFFHATFAIVPLLLVSVIFAFVCNKKFYRFFQHTALDVVCNELKETPDIERAYRSFIPPSLNFDKDKLDGDDQNGEDGDHYGQV, from the exons ATGGAACATATTGGA CCAGGAAGTTGGAGGTTGTGGGCATATATGATTGCTGTCTACTGGATTTCTCTAGTTACATATTTGCTCCTATGGAGGGCGTATAAACATGTTTCTGAAATAAGGGCTACTGCTCTTATGTCTGCTGAACCAAGGGCCGAACAGTTTGCAGTTCTTGTAAGAGATATACCCCCTTCGCCCGAAGGTGAGATCAAGAAGGAAGAAGTTGATTCCTATTTTAGAGCCATTTATCCTGATACATTCTATAAGTCCATGATTGTAACAGATAATAAGGAG GTTAACAAAATCTGGAAGAAGTTAGAGGGATACAGGAAGAAACTGGTGCGAGCAGAAACAATTTATgcacaatcaagaacaattgGTAGTCCTGAGGGAATCAGACCGACAAATCGTATTGGCTTGCTTTTTAGCAATAAGGTTGATACCATAGAATACTACAATGAGAAGATAAATGAACTTACTCCTATGTTAGAAACTGAGCAAAAAATCACCTTAAGAGATCGACAACTTCCTGCAGCACTTGTATTCTTTTCGAGTAGGGTGGCTGCTGCTTCTGCTGCTCAGAGTTTACATGCCCGAATGGTTGACACTTGGATAGTAGTAGATGCTCCTGAACCACGTCAACTGATTTGGAGTAACCTTTCTATCAATTATTTTTCTAGGGTTATACGCCAGTATGTTGTGTACACTATCGTTGCAGTATCAATAATCTTCTTCATGATTCCGATTAGCCTCATCTCAGCATTTTCAACATTTGAGAATCTTGGGATGCTTCTGCCTTTCCTAAAACCTGTTATCCAAATAATTTCTATTCGAACAGTGTTGGAGGCTTATCTTCCTCAACTTGTGCTTATAATATTTTTGGTTATACTTCCAAAATTACTAATGTTTCTATCTAAAGCAGAAGGAATTCCTTCGGAGAGCCATGCAATGAGGGCTGCTTCCGGCAAATATTTCTATTTCACAGTTTTGAATGTTTTCATTGGAGTGACCCTAGGTAGTAGCCTATATAGTAGTATCAAGTCATTGGAGGGTAAGCCCAAATTATTGAGTGCAATTGTTGATTTACTTGCGGAGAAAATTCCATACAGTGCCATCTTCTTCTTGACCTTTGTGGCCCTCAG GTTTTTTGTAGGGTTTGGTCTAGAATTGTCCAGATTGGTTCCATTCATCATGTTCCATATAAATAGAAAATTTATGTGCAAGACGGAAGCAGAAGTGAAAGAGGCATGGGCTCCGGGGGATTTAGGATTTGAGACAAGGGTTCCAGGAGACATGCTTATTCTCACAATTACCCTATGTTACTCTGTTATTGCACCACTGATCATTCCATTTGGTGCTATCTACTTCGGCCTGGGATGGGTTGTCATGAGGAATCAA GCACTAAAAGTCTATGTTCCATCATGTGAGAGTTATGGGAGGATGTGGCCTCATATTCATACTAGATTTCTTTCAGCACTAATCTTTTATCAAGTTATTATGCTTGGTTACTTTGGAATCAAGAGATTCTTCCACGCCACCTTCGCTATTGTCCCACTTCTTTTAGTTTCCGTGATTTTTGCGTTCGTTTGTAACAAGAAATTCTATCGTTTCTTCCAGCATACAGCACTCGATGTTGTATGTAATGAACTCAAGGAAACTCCTGACATCGAACGCGCTTACAGATCATTCATCCCTCCAAGTTTGAACTTTGATAAGGATAAGCTAGATGGTGATGATCAAAACGGAGAGGATGGTGATCACTATGGACAAGTTTAA
- the LOC110791017 gene encoding CSC1-like protein ERD4 isoform X1 codes for MDLRSFLTSFGTSFLIFVVLMFLFTWLSRKPGNEVIYYPNRIIKGMDPSTKTRNPMSWIKEAISSSEDDIISVSGVDTAVYFVFLSTAFTLFVLAGIVLLPTLLPIAATDHSIRLKNSTTISNGTFTEFDKYSMEHIGPGSWRLWAYMIAVYWISLVTYLLLWRAYKHVSEIRATALMSAEPRAEQFAVLVRDIPPSPEGEIKKEEVDSYFRAIYPDTFYKSMIVTDNKEVNKIWKKLEGYRKKLVRAETIYAQSRTIGSPEGIRPTNRIGLLFSNKVDTIEYYNEKINELTPMLETEQKITLRDRQLPAALVFFSSRVAAASAAQSLHARMVDTWIVVDAPEPRQLIWSNLSINYFSRVIRQYVVYTIVAVSIIFFMIPISLISAFSTFENLGMLLPFLKPVIQIISIRTVLEAYLPQLVLIIFLVILPKLLMFLSKAEGIPSESHAMRAASGKYFYFTVLNVFIGVTLGSSLYSSIKSLEGKPKLLSAIVDLLAEKIPYSAIFFLTFVALRFFVGFGLELSRLVPFIMFHINRKFMCKTEAEVKEAWAPGDLGFETRVPGDMLILTITLCYSVIAPLIIPFGAIYFGLGWVVMRNQALKVYVPSCESYGRMWPHIHTRFLSALIFYQVIMLGYFGIKRFFHATFAIVPLLLVSVIFAFVCNKKFYRFFQHTALDVVCNELKETPDIERAYRSFIPPSLNFDKDKLDGDDQNGEDGDHYGQV; via the exons TTTGTGGTTTTGATGTTTCTCTTCACTTGGCTCTCTAGGAAACCTGGAAATGAAGTAATTTACTACCCGAATCGTATTATTAAGGGTATGGATCCTAGTACGAAAACCCGAAACCCGATGTCGTGGATCAAGGAAGCTATTTCTTCCTCTGAAGATgatatcatttctgtttctggTGTTGATACTGCCGTTTATTTCGTCTTCCTTTCCACTG CTTTCACATTGTTTGTTTTGGCTGGCATTGTGCTACTTCCAACTCTTTTGCCTATTGCCGCCACGGATCACAGTATCAGATTGAAAAACTCCACAACCATAAGCAATGGAACGTTCACCGAGTTTGATAAGTACTCCATGGAACATATTGGA CCAGGAAGTTGGAGGTTGTGGGCATATATGATTGCTGTCTACTGGATTTCTCTAGTTACATATTTGCTCCTATGGAGGGCGTATAAACATGTTTCTGAAATAAGGGCTACTGCTCTTATGTCTGCTGAACCAAGGGCCGAACAGTTTGCAGTTCTTGTAAGAGATATACCCCCTTCGCCCGAAGGTGAGATCAAGAAGGAAGAAGTTGATTCCTATTTTAGAGCCATTTATCCTGATACATTCTATAAGTCCATGATTGTAACAGATAATAAGGAG GTTAACAAAATCTGGAAGAAGTTAGAGGGATACAGGAAGAAACTGGTGCGAGCAGAAACAATTTATgcacaatcaagaacaattgGTAGTCCTGAGGGAATCAGACCGACAAATCGTATTGGCTTGCTTTTTAGCAATAAGGTTGATACCATAGAATACTACAATGAGAAGATAAATGAACTTACTCCTATGTTAGAAACTGAGCAAAAAATCACCTTAAGAGATCGACAACTTCCTGCAGCACTTGTATTCTTTTCGAGTAGGGTGGCTGCTGCTTCTGCTGCTCAGAGTTTACATGCCCGAATGGTTGACACTTGGATAGTAGTAGATGCTCCTGAACCACGTCAACTGATTTGGAGTAACCTTTCTATCAATTATTTTTCTAGGGTTATACGCCAGTATGTTGTGTACACTATCGTTGCAGTATCAATAATCTTCTTCATGATTCCGATTAGCCTCATCTCAGCATTTTCAACATTTGAGAATCTTGGGATGCTTCTGCCTTTCCTAAAACCTGTTATCCAAATAATTTCTATTCGAACAGTGTTGGAGGCTTATCTTCCTCAACTTGTGCTTATAATATTTTTGGTTATACTTCCAAAATTACTAATGTTTCTATCTAAAGCAGAAGGAATTCCTTCGGAGAGCCATGCAATGAGGGCTGCTTCCGGCAAATATTTCTATTTCACAGTTTTGAATGTTTTCATTGGAGTGACCCTAGGTAGTAGCCTATATAGTAGTATCAAGTCATTGGAGGGTAAGCCCAAATTATTGAGTGCAATTGTTGATTTACTTGCGGAGAAAATTCCATACAGTGCCATCTTCTTCTTGACCTTTGTGGCCCTCAG GTTTTTTGTAGGGTTTGGTCTAGAATTGTCCAGATTGGTTCCATTCATCATGTTCCATATAAATAGAAAATTTATGTGCAAGACGGAAGCAGAAGTGAAAGAGGCATGGGCTCCGGGGGATTTAGGATTTGAGACAAGGGTTCCAGGAGACATGCTTATTCTCACAATTACCCTATGTTACTCTGTTATTGCACCACTGATCATTCCATTTGGTGCTATCTACTTCGGCCTGGGATGGGTTGTCATGAGGAATCAA GCACTAAAAGTCTATGTTCCATCATGTGAGAGTTATGGGAGGATGTGGCCTCATATTCATACTAGATTTCTTTCAGCACTAATCTTTTATCAAGTTATTATGCTTGGTTACTTTGGAATCAAGAGATTCTTCCACGCCACCTTCGCTATTGTCCCACTTCTTTTAGTTTCCGTGATTTTTGCGTTCGTTTGTAACAAGAAATTCTATCGTTTCTTCCAGCATACAGCACTCGATGTTGTATGTAATGAACTCAAGGAAACTCCTGACATCGAACGCGCTTACAGATCATTCATCCCTCCAAGTTTGAACTTTGATAAGGATAAGCTAGATGGTGATGATCAAAACGGAGAGGATGGTGATCACTATGGACAAGTTTAA